The sequence AAAAAAGTGCTACATTTATTAAAAGATCGTATCTAACTCAATTAAATATATTAACTTAAATCCTACATTTACTTTAGCAaccaaaatcattaaaaaaaacaaaaaaaaacatttgccatTAAAGGTTACACAAAATCGAATGGAGGAACATCATTACAgtaaagaaatcaaaacaaaaaaagataacactgttcaagacaaaaatgtgtaaCAATTATCAAGTGCCAAAGTATTTAAGTATCGGAATTactttcattgtgtgtgtgtgtgtgtgtgtgtgtgtgtgtgcatttgtgcactCTCCAGTTTTGTCCATAATCACAGAGGAACTACTGTGCATAAACCATGCCCAAGAAAGAAccagaaaaagacagcagagagtAAAGGTGATGATAGTAACACCTGTGGGTAGCGACTAGAGCCCCACCCCTGCACAATGTCTGTTCGTGGCGAAGCTGTAAGGCTGGAACCATTCCCTAAGACATCTGCACTCATGAGGATAATGGCCTGGAATTCGTGCGTTGGCTGTTCATTGTTTAAAACTGGCCAAAAAGTCTTGACACCGTTTCCACAGCTGGTGACCCACAAAGCATGAGATGGCTGTAAGAGTGAGAACTACCATCCTGTAAGAAATGCTGTGGCGTATCACTGACTGCCTGACCTGAGGCTAGATGGGAGTGATGGGGAGCAGTGCAGAAATTGTGACATACACGTCTAAATTGTGACTGAGAATCAGCGAGGATCATGCATGTTAGGAGTGGTGGGCTGCATGACAGAGAGGTGTAAAGGACTTGTTAAAAAAACTTGGATAATTGAAATACTCAAGGCGCAACTGTAGCCTTTGAGACATTTTGGCTCTATAAAATCCTGAATGCCAGCCAAACAAGGAATAAtgtcttgctttttctttttcttttctttttttttgcaagtggGCTTGTTGGACACATGAAATTTCTGGGAGAGAGAATGGAGATAAACAATAAACAGTAGTGTACAACACACATCAGCTACTCCAACACATTCTCCCAGCTCCGTTTGGGTAATATTAAAGCAGGATTtacataatttttaaaaatcaaaactttaaTGTCTCATTATCTGATTATCTACAGTGGATGCTTCAAGGTAGGCATAGATGCATTGCAAGAGGTGAGTGGGCGAAAGTGGTTCAGTAGTCAAGTCATAGTTGTTCTCGtgtcctctcttcatctccatgCTCATTTAGTGGCTTGAGAGGCATGTGTGGTGAGCAGCTTTGGCTGAGGCTCCTTGTCAGGTGGAGCCATGTGGTGGTGGCCTCTGGAAACACATTCACTTCAGGAAAAAGAGGCGAGGGTGCACATTTGAGATAGAGGAATAGAAATCATCCCAGACAGATGTGAAACGTAATGAAGCAGCTCCAAGTGAGGACTTGGTCGCAGGAAGACATACTGTAAAGGGTTTGCGTCTGTGTCCGAAAAGCCCCAGGACTGCTCAGCTCGCTGTCATTCCAAATTGCCGCTCTCAGACATGGAGATGTTGAGAGTGTTGGCGGAGGGGAAGAGGTCTCTTTGGTCCGTGGGGCTGTGGTAGTCGGATGTCAGGTCGGGGTCCAGGAGGGTGGACAGGGTGAAGTTGGATGAGCCTTTCTTTAGGCACTGGGAGTAGAAGTTGAGCAGGAGGTCCAGCTTGTTCTCTATAGACTGTACCTAaaccaacacatacacacacatttctggaGTTTCTTAATTTGTGaacattcaacaaaacaaagctcatAATTCTTCTGGGAgttgtagaaaagaaaaactgatgaaatgaaaccCGCTTGTTGTTTGAATATGGATCTGCAGCTCTTAATTGCCAAATgacgtcatttcctgttttcactttatcCTACTTTCTGTACCTTTTATAGCACCTTTTTTAGGTCAGATATCTTGTCCCGATTCGTATGTttgtacagaaaacacagttccACAAATGCTACGTAAATCAAACTCTTAATCTGTTACCTGTTTCTCCACCTTGACTACACGTCCCATCATGCTTAGTTCATCCAGTGAGTCCAGTTCTGGTGgtgttttctctcccttttcagGGCGCGCTTTCTTATCGGGCTGGACGGTTCCTCGTCCAATTATCTGGTCCACactttcacatgaaaacatacaTGATGAAGACTTGGAGGatctatgttttttttaaaactaatttcattcaagtttaaaggaacagtttgacattttggggaatatTCCTTTTCATTCcaagagttagataagaagagCGATTCcactctcttctctttgtgtatgtctgtatgtttacAGAGGGTAATGGACTGGTCTATTTCTTGGCTGGGAGCATAGTCTGGCCAAGAAAAAGTCCAATACATTTCGACCCTTaacatatcttttttttctcattgcttttgtatggattaaacaaatgagatttaACATGTTCATAAGTGACTTTTAAAGATGCTGCCAGGTGGCTGTTGTTACCCTGAAATAGAGCCAAACtagcatgtattttattttatgtaagtGTGTTTTCCAAAATATCAAGCCTTCCTTTAACAGTTTAGGTTTAAAGGCACAcgagaaaatgaactgaaacaacattttgaacaaGGAGCACAGAATGTCTTTGCACAAGGAGCAAAACTTAATCACATTCCACAAAGGAACTAGAGACCTCCTGcccaaataaataattatacctttttttttttaaacaatgaagtGGTTATATTACTGAAACCTACCGCATCTGCAGGCTCTTGATACGGCCCAGCATATCCAAATGTCCAGCAGAGTACTGCTCTATGACGTCCTTCACATCATATGGACGCAGAGTCTCCTTAAACTTCCTCTTGGCCACAAGGAACTTTAAGATCCTACgcaaataacaaaaacacaccagagcCACTGTTATCAGTCTGATGAAAACCTTTAAACAgcttcacacagcacatttacaTATATTAACACACAGTAAACCTTTGGAAAAATGCAGGAGCAGGACAGCTATCAAATGATGCGGGAGACCCTGGGAATAACAAGATTAATTACAGTCAGAGTGACCTTATCGTCCacaaacagccccataaagagagCAGAGTCACCCCCCACTAAACCATGTGGATATACTGTGATGATGACAACATCTGCCCCGCCGGAGACATTTGCTTATCAGTACTTGCTGTTTCAGCAAATCCAAAGGTAGTAtggtgtaacacacacacacacacagctttcccCTCTTTCTGCCCTTTATAGTATGACAGCCATTTTGGTGTCACTAGGGAATCACAGCTGCTCTCGCTTgtattgcacacacacttcattcacCACCCACATCCTGATGTCTGAGACTCACACTGGGGAATGCTGTCCCAACACAAGCACATCACTGACAACATCTTCTGCCTGAGCCCAACTGGGACGACATCATgctggagggagaagaggaagtgcCAGAGATAATGGGAAGGGAGAGGGGGAAAGTTtaagggagtgtgtgtgcgcacctgGTTTTTTGTGTTGGGTGGGTCTTCGATTCCCTTCTTATCACTTATGTGATAGGCTGCTCAGAGATGCAGAAGGTCTGGAAACACCAAATGTAAGCAAGACAAAGTGTATACACCCAAGCTGTCATCTCACAGTTGCCGTGCAAGAGGGAATCCTATCTCACCCAACCACACACTGAGTCCACTTTAACACTCCCACTCGCCTTCAcaggataaagaaaagaaatcacatcAAAGGTCTGGGAAAAGGGAGATCAGAAACACTCAGCTGTTCTGAGAAaacgtctcacacacacacacacatcagtgtacgcaaacatgcacacaaacaaaaagataatgCCACAAATGTAAACACCTACACACAGAGAAGTACGTACACACCAACACAAGAACACTCACATGAGCTAAGCTAAGTGAAATCTGAACTTGAGAGAAGGGTCAGTTTCTGAAATAACCAGCGTAACCTTTGTCGAGGTCTGCAGTGCTTGCATTTGCAGCAGCCACACACATGCGTGCTTTTGTGAAGTGATCGGTTCtgcaacagaggagagaaggtgtgatggaaggagaagaggagcgaggaggaggaggtggaggagtggtGGTCTACAGCTGGCGGCCTAGCAGCTGTCAGCGCACTCTTCCCCTTCATGCAGCACTCTGTTTCTTGATGACTCCTGCATTTGGGTGCTTTTTGCAGGCGgtcttttcttattttgcagGTAGATGCAGATTTTTTTGCCAGGGTGGGTCTCAGGTGTGGGTAAAAGAAAAGGTTGAGGAAACAGGGGTGGGGGCTTTTGATTTGGATCCTCCAAGGGTTTCTTCTAACCTGCTGACTCCCTTTCTCAGCTGATCAAATGGCTTTCATAAAATATGTCCAGGTTTGACTGTGGCTcacagccccccacccccagctgGCACAGCTCACTGGCAGATATTAAATCTTCCTATTTGAAAGCTGAGACGTAAAAACAGCAGTGACTGGAGGGACAGGAAGTGTCATCTCTGCTCCAAAACGCTTGCAAAGCTAGTCCAAATATTTTTTGCAATTCAGCAAAGGTGAATCCTTCTCCAATGGCAGGGATTTATCTACAACTTAAAAAATGACTGTTATGCTGACACAAATTCTGGGTAGGCCAACTAGGGTGAGCCACTGCAGGGGGGAGGTCTGATTCTCTGCCAGATTAGACTACCGACCTGCTAAATGAACCAAATTTAACACAcaagtcactgtgtgtgttttcaggcatTCTTACAGAGAAAAACACCGTGGTCAACATTCTATGAGTTTAAAAATAGCACAGCTGATATGCTACAAAAACTGATGACGATGACTAAAGATGAAATTGTTATAAATAGTAAGCATATCCAGactatttatttaataatatagGAACTTCATTTAAGACTGcaactgtgcaaaaatgttgtgttttgtgcagtATCGGACTTGTACATGAGGAGAGTCACAGTAGGGAGAGTAGGGGATAAACAGAACACTGTACGCATTTATTTACAGTAGGCAGCAAGGCACTGATAAACCACATGCATCTCTCTAAAGTGAAGTCTCAGCACAAAACCCCGCTGCAAAATTCTTCATCAGACATCAATCATGAACCTCGCAAAGACgccacatgtgtatgtgtggagcACCTGCTGTTTACACACCTGCACTATCTACAGGAACTCCCTCTCTTCTATTGtgtgcagcacagagcagctgagGTCAGAACCATCTGCTGAGTCAAATGTAAACCTGAGGATGGGTCATATAATACCCAATCTTTGGCATAATGATATCAAACAACAATATATCATGCTGCATCCTAAGACCGGAAAGCCTATACCTGTGGTGCATCGACAAAGAGACAGCTGATTGAGCACCAGGTTCAGACAGCTGAGTTGTTTTACTCATAGTGAAAATATACTTATTTTTTACATTAGTCTGATAGTCATTGTGAAGATTATGACACAATATCTACAggcaacaaacaacagaatgaaAGATACGCCTTTCAATCGAGAATTTAACACAAATTTATGCACTTTGGGTTCACACCGTATGTAAGCAAGGATGAGTAGAAAACTTAACCTACGACAACTACagcaaataataaataaatggaaagcAGTCTAAGAAATGTGGGACTCCATTGTATAATTTCTGCTCCTAATGCAATTATGGACTGTTTCAACTGTCCATTTAGATTTTAGGAGCCCTCCTACACCCTTTCAAGATTTTCATGTTGGTACGCTGTCTTTATGGGATACTGAGAGTGCAGATACAGGCAGGGAACATGAGGAGTAAGAAAGCAGTACAACACGCAACAAAGAGAGACGGTGATGTGATTATAAGCACCTTAACAGCTGGGCCACCAGGATGTCCACACACTGTTTATTTCCAGGCACATACCCACTTCATTCAAGAGCTTCACTGAGTGCCTGTGGAACCACACTGACAGCATCATGCTGCCATGAGAAATGCCGTGAGGGAAACAGCGCTGACACCGGGGACCACAATGAAAGTTGCTGTAATCCGTTCTCATCAAACCTCTCTGGAGAACAGCAAGGCCCCAACACAGATGTTTGCTAGCAGTTGTAGTTTTTCTGCCACCATCAGTGAAAAAATTGTGTGTccatatatgtgtgtatatgcgtgTGCGTGTACATCCAAGATAGGAACCCTATAGaacaggcatgtcaaaccggtccacaggagggccggtgtggctgcaggttttctttccaaccaagtagcagcacaccagacttgactcatttaatcaactgatcaacgtcttcagacagttgattggtcaaacggtgtgctcttggttagttggcacaaaaacctgcagccacaccggccttcctgtggaccggtttgacatatGTGCTATAGAACATCCACACATTTAAGCACCggtttcatatttttgtgttgtgatttCGAATTAGCAGAATCATTGTAAGACTTGCCAACAGAGCagttcctcacacacacacacacacactcacaccatgAATTGTGAGTATAAGTAGTTTACATGTGGGTTGTGAAGAAGACtgtgttcattcatttacacTGTCTAAAACGTACTGTGGGACGCATTAGGACATCCACCACTCGTTTACAACAGTATCAATACATCAAAGTTTACATTCAAACAGTAAGAGATGACATAATGACAGGAATAAATATCAGTACCAGCAATGCTTTTAATCAATGGCTATTATGGTTGTCCTTGTCTAAACCGAACAATATTGTTGGTCTCTGTATAGTCATAAAGTACTAAGATCCTCCAGCTatactgcatttgtgtgtgtgtgtgtgcgttggtACTATGAGGCCACCTTATCACGGCACCTTACACATGACAAGCCTGAATGAGCTGAGCGACAAGGTCACACAAGGAAACTAACCCTGCCTGCAGGAGGGCTCAGTTACTTCTCCTAAGTGGACATTTCTGCTCAGTCAGCTGAATCTGCTCACCTCAGAGCCTAAATGGAGGAGCAGCATGTTGTTCACCCGCTAATGCAGACTGTCAATACCGTGATAACAGCCCATGATCTGAATATGCACACAGCAGATCTTACCTGAGCAACCTGATTCTGGCAGAACAGAATCAATTTAACAGTGCTCTCTATCATTTgtattgtttgacatttttagtcgaaaaatgtgatttatttgacTCAATCTGATTGAACCATTTCTAgcactgaataaaatatgttATTAACTGGGTTTCAGACAATGTTCTTGtccataaaaagacaaagaactaAAAATGCTTTTAACAGGGTTGAAGAAGAAGCAGCCTGTGCTTACAGCTGATGGCAGGACTCACCTGACAGCCCGGATGAGTGTCTTCACTGCTGGGATTACCTCCTCCATAGCAACATCACAATATGGTTTGTCTTCCACACTGTCCTCCCCGAGTCCCTCCACTGTGCcgagacagagggagagacattATAATGCAGAAGTAAACGTTGTGATTGTGACTGAGTGTTTGGACATGTGTGTGTCGCCTACCATCAGCAGGTGGACGTGGCTTGAGGCGAAGGGAGGTGCGGAAGCGTGTGCGGTCATTAAAGCTCCAGCTCTTCTGAACCTTCCCCGGGCTGGTGGCCTCAGGGACGTTCTCCTGGCTGGGAGAGCAGCGGACACTGGAGCCTGGCGGCAGTGGCGATGCCTTATTCCGAATGGTCTGGGATGATCGGGAATTGTTCATCCTGATCCGATCGCGGAAGCCAATTTTACTGCTGACAGTGAAGATAAAATAGTCAAAAATCTCAAGCACAGTATTCATTTTGGGCCATGATAggtagctgttttttttttttttataacagtGTCCATGCCTTTGACCTTTACAGGAACCTAAGCTGTGTTTATCCTGGAAGCAGCAGAAGGGCACTCTGAGCTTGTTGGGGAGAGTCTGTTAGTAATAGCGAATGAACGCAAAAAGATATGACCTCTGACTTTCATAACAATCatcaacaaacagacaaaacacagacacaaacagacatttacAGTGTGTCTCAGCACAAGATAGACTAGCTGACGTACCATGAAGGCAGTTTTACCACAGGGACCACTCTATACTGCTAAAAACTGATGCTGCCCCGAGGATTTGCTCATTTAATGCGCCTATCATAGCACCCGATTCAGCAAAATCAGACTGAAACCTGATTCAAGACTTGCAGTAGTGCTGGGACGGCGGAAAATGTTCCACCCACCATCAGAATAAAGACACGCTTCCATAATCCCTTCAGCAGGATGAATAAGCATGAAGATATCGACTTCAAAGTGCAGGCGTACAAAAGGTGTCTCATTAAGTACTCTTCATACCACTCACCACAACTCAAGGCAGGCCAGTATGTGAGGTCATCTATTTACAAGAAAGCTATTTGGCAGCCATCCTTTCTCTCCAACATATAGCATGCTCTGGAGACCACTCCTCTGTATCCATTTGCATGTTACACACTGCCACGGATCCATAAGGCAACGTAAACATCATGCACCACAGAACAATTCCCGCCCAGTCATTCACTCTCGCATTTTTACGATGATATActctttgatgtgtgtgtgttatagctggccacttaaattaaaatttaaatagtAAAGGGATGCTAGTGGAAACAGCgtttcacacaaacaagctgaaaCGCTTCAGATAGACTGGAAAAGATAGGGAGGATAGAGTGAAAGACGTTTGCATGCCGTTGGGATAGGAAGTAAATGATTTGGCTGCATTCAGGACCGTGAACTTCACTGAATCTCTCCAAACCACTGGCAAACTATCGCATGCAAACAGAGACATTTTAGCActtaaaaaccttttaaaaaatgtagcaCAAACACACGGATTTTGTGCAAAGGTTCATCTGCAATAGGAAAAGCATGCTGAATTATTTAAACCTTCTCTTCAAGAAGACACTAAAAATGAGGCAAAtaactcaaatgaaaacataaagcaaGTCATGAGTGGGGCAACTCTTTTGACTTCAGCTCAAGTTTGGGAAAAACTGCTGCACATTTTTGAGTGAATGTTTAATTTCCTCATTTCATCAGAAATGTCTGATGAAACATtgaatgctaaaaaaaaagaaaatgtgcctTTATGTCACGTTGTTAAAGTCATAAACCAGTGGAGACTTCTGTTGCGTTTTCAGCACATGGTTTATGATGACTTTGAAGCCAAAACAAGCAAAATCAGCCCTGGTTTCACCAGCACATAACACCAAGCTGGAGAAACATCCTTTCAGAAAAGAGGAGCACAGCATTTCTTCACAGTAAAGGAATCACTCAAGCGTTTGTGGACCAGAGCAGTGTTTGTTCAGAGTATTATATAGTAAATACTGCAAATAAGACACAAATTATGGCATCTGCTACCGCAGGAAATTTCAAATAAGTTCATGAGTTGATTTGCTCGCAGACTGCAAATAAGTTGATACTTTCACAgatacaaaacattttgcaagCCACTGCACCCATCCACAAATTTTTGAGTATTTCAGGCAAGCAGAGCAGGTCGTGGACGTTGAAGGGTAAGGGTGGTGTTACTGAGTCGGTGATGTTTTAACGTTCCCCGTGCACAGGCTTGTAGCCGTGGATACCTCTGCTTGCGGCCAGCGTGAATCCGGAAGAGACCCCGTTTTTTAGAAAGGAGCTGACTGGGGAGACACAcaaggcagagggagagtgggtgaggggaagagaggagTGGAAGAAccgggtggggtggggtgaaGGAGGACAAGAAGCCCTGGGACACAACCTGGGTAAACGGTGAACCCGAGAGGATAAGACGTagcagagattttaaaaaacgGGTTAAGAAGGTGAGGTGGCGGGGTGAGTTGTGACATCTCAATACTCCAAACTgccctttcctctcctcacctTGTTACCTCGCCTCAGGCTGGAAAATATACTTCTGAGAGGCAGTTTTGGATTATGGAGACACACAATGAGGAGTGGGCAGGTGGGGTTAAAGGATCATGCAAAGGTAAAAGGTTTCACATGAGCATATTCACCAAGGCAGCCCATTAAAACATCATGGtttgacagcagctctgcaaaTCGAAGAAATTCTGCCACCAATAGTATTATTCACATATAGCAATGTGCTTCTCTTATCTAATGCATGCGTAAGTCCATCAGTCCCCTATTCCTCCTGGCTTTTATTTAAGGGTTATGCTAAAGATGTTATGAACCTAATGCAGCAAATCCTCCCTACCAGTGGACACCCTTTACTCAACAAGCACAGCTCTTGACTTGAAGAACAAACCTGCATGGAACTTCTGTCTTCCTGAGAACAGATGAGGGATGGAGGATGGACGGCATGGAAAAGATATGATGGAAATAAGGgcaaataaagaaagaggaagacaggaagaggcaACCAGTGAGTGAACAGCAGGAGACGACAGAGATGGTAAGAGTATGAGATAAGCAGACAAAAATGCAGAGaagcgagggggggggggggcgccTGCAACACAGTGGTCTCAGATGAGTGTTCGTGAAACATTGTTAGATACACAACAAGTCCATGCAGAAAGCTTTGGAAACAACATGATAACCTTGATTCTCTTTGAGCACCTGTTGAGTGTTGTTACTGCTTGTATTTGGTGTCTGTGAGTGAGCCTGAGTGTAGTTAAGACTTTCGGCCACCTGTCTGGATGTATTGTGAGGCTGTGTAAGGTAGTAGGGGTGCGTACCTGTCCCCCGACAGGTAGGGGGAGCTGTAGGGCCGCAGCCCAGACAGCAGCGTGTGGTAGGAGTTGTGGAGAACCTTCTTGGTGTTACGCTGTCGCTGGAGGTGACTGAACAGTAGCGTCAGTTCTCTGACACCCcacgtgcacaaacacacacacacacaaaaaaaaacatatgacaaatgaacaaaaaacaacataacataaaaaaaaaaaaacacaaaaaggccAAATCAATGGTCCAAAAACGCTCAAAAGAAGAGGGATACTTGCGATGATGAGTGGAAATTTTAATTGAAGATATTACACAGTTTTGAGTTGAtgttagaaagaaaaagaatttgtgtttctcatcatcctctccttttaagcaaataaaaattagtaaaattaatacataaatgcaaaatataaGAAACCACTGCGTAGAACAAAAGTAATGAAAATGCAATTGTATAGTGGTGGCAGAAGCATTTGAAACAttggatgttttcatttaaaaccaCCACTGCACACATAACTAAAAAGGGCTCTTGACTGACAAAAGGTTGCCGTTGCTACACGTGCATGTTTTGTTCATTATGATATGAATGTATGAGcaggaacaaaacaaagtatCAGTAGTTATTGTAGACAATTCAGTACTTTGTGATGCAACTCTCGTATCTCTGTCTGCATTTATTACAACACttcaaacaaaaaaccaaaaacagtcACAGGTTCCTGTTGGCTGGATCCACTAAGAGTCTGGTGGGAGAACCTACCTGAACGAAGGCAACATGCTGTCGTAGAAGTACCATGTAGCCGTTAGGTAGGAGTGTTTGGCATCTGTTGAGTAGAGACGCCATGCAGCCTGCATaaagacacaaatgcacaatacagaaaaacaaggtgAGAGTTAACCGTGCTGTACTGTGAGCGTGAGTTTATTAAACACCATGTTAAAACACTGTGACCTTTACCTGTATCAGGTTGGCAGCAGgcatcctcctcttctcaaAGTGTTTCTGCCGATGCTGCTCTTGCACCTTCAAGGCAAAGCCTGACCCCAGAATGCCCTGAGTGTCACAGGTGAAATAAAAGTCATGAGAGCAGCCACTAACAGAGCTGTGATCAAGTATATATGGATTTAAATATATCCAGGAGACTTACGGCAGGCAGAGCAAAGAAGGAGACTCCTAGAAGAGCAAAGCCTGCAGCTAGGAGCCGTCCCTGCCAGGTACGAGGGGTCTTATCTCCATAGCCAATAGTGGTTAGCGTAATCTAGATGGGTGAAAAAATACAGATGATCAGTGTATATCTCATCGTCTAGTGTTTCCCCGCAACCACAGCAATTTATGTGCATGTTATGTGCATCTTAAAACAGGGCACATGATGTTAAGTTATTCCTAGAACAAACACCACACCCtataaaatattttggatgaAACTGCAACTGCTTTACACCTGTCATCTGTGTCATTTTAAGTCTACAGGTATGCCTTATCACATGTTCTGGGGTCAACAATTTTATAAATCACGTTAGCGTCACAAATGTCATCTGTTCTGATGAAAACTGTCTGTAATCCtactgtgtcactgtgacacCTTGATGATCTGAAGTGAATTTGGATGCAACAATTCCCTTAATACATTTGACAACCAGATTCAACAACACTGCCTGGCAGTCCATGTAAATGGGCATCACTGTTTGATTGTACTGCTCTCTTATGAGGTCTTTTGCTTATTATATGCCTCCTTGTTTTGGTATTGTCCGCTGCCACCGTGtttcttatctgtctgtctttttgttaatAATGACAAAAGTAAAATCTTAATTCCTCAGCCACATTGTGTCCATTATGTAGTACTCACAGTCCCCCACCAGAGGGAGTCTGCATAGGTGTTGAAGTCTGTGTTGATGTCTTTTTCTGCCAGGTAGACGAGGAAGGAGGCAAAGATCAGAACCAGGAAGCCTATGTACCAGGCTGTAATCAACTCctgacgagagagagagacgatgCTTATCAATCACacatgtcagcagcagcaacagcatttTTACTGCTGTCATCACTGTATCACTGTCATCATTATTGGCTAAATtcccatcatcatcacatttgGCCTCCACTCTTACTTGGGTGCACAGTTCTGCTTACTCTGATGGCTAATGCAtcaattcatcatcatcactagCATCTAACTGTGTTG comes from Scatophagus argus isolate fScaArg1 chromosome 17, fScaArg1.pri, whole genome shotgun sequence and encodes:
- the LOC124074730 gene encoding potassium voltage-gated channel subfamily KQT member 4 isoform X2, with amino-acid sequence MLGSPSNNGGIRMLAPTAPNDDRRVEFVALTAVHTERSEPSTPERGHPSHRTGLLGTPLPGPPGPRASTSASSKRFRKLQNCLYNVLERPRGCAFIYHAFIFLLVFSCLVLSVFSTIPEHQKFANQGLFILEFVMIVVFGLEYFIRIWAAGCCCRYRGWQGRLRFARKPFCVIDFIVFVASLAVIAAGTQGNIFATSALRSMRFLQILRMVRMDRRGGTWKLLGSVVYAHSKELITAWYIGFLVLIFASFLVYLAEKDINTDFNTYADSLWWGTITLTTIGYGDKTPRTWQGRLLAAGFALLGVSFFALPAGILGSGFALKVQEQHRQKHFEKRRMPAANLIQAAWRLYSTDAKHSYLTATWYFYDSMLPSFRELTLLFSHLQRQRNTKKVLHNSYHTLLSGLRPYSSPYLSGDRKTEVPCSKIGFRDRIRMNNSRSSQTIRNKASPLPPGSSVRCSPSQENVPEATSPGKVQKSWSFNDRTRFRTSLRLKPRPPADVEGLGEDSVEDKPYCDVAMEEVIPAVKTLIRAVRILKFLVAKRKFKETLRPYDVKDVIEQYSAGHLDMLGRIKSLQMRVDQIIGRGTVQPDKKARPEKGEKTPPELDSLDELSMMGRVVKVEKQVQSIENKLDLLLNFYSQCLKKGSSNFTLSTLLDPDLTSDYHSPTDQRDLFPSANTLNISMSESGNLE
- the LOC124074730 gene encoding potassium voltage-gated channel subfamily KQT member 4 isoform X6 — protein: MLGSPSNNGGIRMLAPTAPNDDRRVEFVALTAVHTERSEPSTPERGHPSHRTGLLGTPLPGPPGPRASTSASSKRFRKLQNCLYNVLERPRGCAFIYHAFIFLLVFSCLVLSVFSTIPEHQKFANQGLFILEFVMIVVFGLEYFIRIWAAGCCCRYRGWQGRLRFARKPFCVIDFIVFVASLAVIAAGTQGNIFATSALRSMRFLQILRMVRMDRRGGTWKLLGSVVYAHSKELITAWYIGFLVLIFASFLVYLAEKDINTDFNTYADSLWWGTITLTTIGYGDKTPRTWQGRLLAAGFALLGVSFFALPAGILGSGFALKVQEQHRQKHFEKRRMPAANLIQAAWRLYSTDAKHSYLTATWYFYDSMLPSFSKIGFRDRIRMNNSRSSQTIRNKASPLPPGSSVRCSPSQENVPEATSPGKVQKSWSFNDRTRFRTSLRLKPRPPADVEGLGEDSVEDKPYCDVAMEEVIPAVKTLIRAVRILKFLVAKRKFKETLRPYDVKDVIEQYSAGHLDMLGRIKSLQMRVDQIIGRGTVQPDKKARPEKGEKTPPELDSLDELSMMGRVVKVEKQVQSIENKLDLLLNFYSQCLKKGSSNFTLSTLLDPDLTSDYHSPTDQRDLFPSANTLNISMSESGNLE
- the LOC124074730 gene encoding potassium voltage-gated channel subfamily KQT member 4 isoform X4, encoding MLGSPSNNGGIRMLAPTAPNDDRRVEFVALTAVHTERSEPSTPERGHPSHRTGLLGTPLPGPPGPRASTSASSKRFRKLQNCLYNVLERPRGCAFIYHAFIFLLVFSCLVLSVFSTIPEHQKFANQGLFILEFVMIVVFGLEYFIRIWAAGCCCRYRGWQGRLRFARKPFCVIDFIVFVASLAVIAAGTQGNIFATSALRSMRFLQILRMVRMDRRGGTWKLLGSVVYAHSKELITAWYIGFLVLIFASFLVYLAEKDINTDFNTYADSLWWGTITLTTIGYGDKTPRTWQGRLLAAGFALLGVSFFALPAGILGSGFALKVQEQHRQKHFEKRRMPAANLIQAAWRLYSTDAKHSYLTATWYFYDSMLPSFRELTLLFSHLQRQRNTKKVLHNSYHTLLSGLRPYSSPYLSGDSKIGFRDRIRMNNSRSSQTIRNKASPLPPGSSVRCSPSQENVPEATSPGKVQKSWSFNDRTRFRTSLRLKPRPPADVEGLGEDSVEDKPYCDVAMEEVIPAVKTLIRAVRILKFLVAKRKFKETLRPYDVKDVIEQYSAGHLDMLGRIKSLQMRVDQIIGRGTVQPDKKARPEKGEKTPPELDSLDELSMMGRVVKVEKQVQSIENKLDLLLNFYSQCLKKGSSNFTLSTLLDPDLTSDYHSPTDQRDLFPSANTLNISMSESGNLE
- the LOC124074730 gene encoding potassium voltage-gated channel subfamily KQT member 4 isoform X7, with protein sequence MLGSPSNNGGIRMLAPTAPNDDRRVEFVALTAVHTERSEPSTPERGHPSHRTGLLGTPLPGPPGPRASTSASSKRFRKLQNCLYNVLERPRGCAFIYHAFIFLLVFSCLVLSVFSTIPEHQKFANQGLFILEFVMIVVFGLEYFIRIWAAGCCCRYRGWQGRLRFARKPFCVIDFIVFVASLAVIAAGTQGNIFATSALRSMRFLQILRMVRMDRRGGTWKLLGSVVYAHSKELITAWYIGFLVLIFASFLVYLAEKDINTDFNTYADSLWWGTITLTTIGYGDKTPRTWQGRLLAAGFALLGVSFFALPAGILGSGFALKVQEQHRQKHFEKRRMPAANLIQAAWRLYSTDAKHSYLTATWYFYDSMLPSFRELTLLFSHLQRQRNTKKVLHNSYHTLLSGLRPYSSPYLSGDSQLLSKKRGLFRIHAGRKQSSKIGFRDRIRMNNSRSSQTIRNKASPLPPGSSVRCSPSQENVPEATSPGKVQKSWSFNDRTRFRTSLRLKPRPPADVEGLGEDSVEDKPYCDVAMEEVIPAVKTLIRAVRILKFLVAKRKFKETLRPYDVKDVIEQYSAGHLDMLGRIKSLQMRVDQIIGRGTVQPDKKARPEKGEKTPPELDSLDELSMMGRVVKVEKQVQSIENKLDLLLNFYSQCLKKGSSNFTLSTLLDPDLTSDYHSPTDQRDLFPSANTLNISMSESGNLE